CTTCCTGGTTGACATAATCCTGTCATAGAGCCAGTATTAGGACAATGAGCGGTTATTACCTCTTGGTTAGACAATTCTATTTCAGCGAAAAAACGTTTATAACGTCTAATCAGAATTCCTGGGAGTAATTGGGGGTATCGGTAGATAAAATCAGTCATTAGTTACACTGCTCTAGTCTTTGGACTATACCAGTAATAATAGGAGCTATTACAAAATTACTACCAGGTTCTAAAATCATACCCTGTGTCAAATCATCAGGGGGAGAGCCACAGGGGAGGTGTCCTGAAGGAGCATTTGCTCCAAAGACTATCTCAGAATAGTTTAACCATTTATTGTCAACTCGCCAACCTACCTGGTCACAAAAACTCAACCACAGTTTTTTCGGGTGTTTAATTTCCTTTTCTAAGCTTTGATAAATACGTTTTTGAATACTAAAGCCAAACTTGCGTCTGCTCAATTCTACCCATAACTGGTCAATAGTTTGAAGATCTCTGCAGGGAAAAGTGATGATATCTTGGTTACGCAACCATCCCTCTGGTTGACGATGACAGATTTCGAGCATTAAACGATAGGTTTCTTCGTCTGCTTCTTTATACTTACGGGAGGTTAATAGTGTTTTAAGTTGACTATAGTCAATACCGATATCACTAGCTAAAGTAATATTCTG
The window above is part of the Gloeocapsa sp. DLM2.Bin57 genome. Proteins encoded here:
- a CDS encoding serine/threonine kinase, which produces MSYHNPSQNITLASDIGIDYSQLKTLLTSRKYKEADEETYRLMLEICHRQPEGWLRNQDIITFPCRDLQTIDQLWVELSRRKFGFSIQKRIYQSLEKEIKHPKKLWLSFCDQVGWRVDNKWLNYSEIVFGANAPSGHLPCGSPPDDLTQGMILEPGSNFVIAPIITGIVQRLEQCN